From the genome of Triticum aestivum cultivar Chinese Spring chromosome 3B, IWGSC CS RefSeq v2.1, whole genome shotgun sequence, one region includes:
- the LOC123071875 gene encoding magnesium transporter MRS2-F has protein sequence MRPTATGPGGGVVRRKAGAAAAAAAASREWLVVPASGRARVEEAGKHAVMARTGLPARDLRVLDPLLSYPSTILGRERAIVVNLERVKAVITAAEVLLPNSKDPDFARFVRDLQARVLAYSADQAAEFTDMDGESSAIASPFPAPSSSKGHELEMAKRTPNAVGEMTHSSSVPTLTAMKDGSTKVLPFEFRALEVCLESACRSLEEETVTLEKEAYPALDELTSKISTLNLERVRQIKSRLVAISGRVQKVRDELEHLLDDEMDMAEMYLTEKLAREDISETSSRVEVDDHDHDPSQLEEDMDEDYRSEPAGTASNGSFIGYKPNIEELEMLLEAYFVQIDGTLNKLSHLREYVDDTEDYINIMLDDKQNQLLQMGVMLSTATVVITAGVAVVGLFGMNIGISLYTPVGEEQTRAAHVKFWETTFGTIAGCTILYVIAMGWGKRSGLLQ, from the exons ATGAGACCCACGGCGACGGgaccgggcggcggcgtggtgagGCGGAAGGCGggggccgccgccgcggcggcggcggcgagccgggagTGGCTGGTGGTGCCGGCGTCGGGGCGGGCGCGGGTCGAGGAGGCCGGGAAGCACGCGGTGATGGCGCGGACGGGGCTGCCGGCGCGCGACCTGAGGGTGCTCGACCCGCTGCTGTCCTACCCGTCCACGATCCTGGGCCGCGAGCGCGCCATCGTCGTCAACCTGGAGCGCGTCAAGGCCGTCATCACCGCCGCCGAGGTGCTGCTCCCTAACTCCAAGGACCCCGACTTCGCGCGCTTCGTCCGCGACCTCCAGGCCCGCGTGCTCGCTTACTCCGCGGACCAG GCTGCAGAGTTTACTGATATGGATGGTGAATCATCTGCAATTGCTTCACCATTTCCTGCTCCTAGTTCATCTAAAGGACATGAACTGGAGATGGCTAAGAGGACTCCTAATGCGGTGGGTGAAATGACTCATAGCAGCAGTGTGCCCACATTGACTGCTATGAAAGATGGAAGCACCAAGGTTTTACCCTTTGAATTCCGTGCGCTTGAAGTGTGTCTCGAGTCAGCTTGTAGATCTCTGGAAGAGGAG ACTGTGACTCTGGAGAAAGAGGCATATCCAGCATTGGATGAGCTAACTTCAAAGATCAGTACCCTGAATCTTGAGCGAGTTAGGCAAATTAAGAGCCGGCTGGTGGCAATCTCTGGACGCGTGCAGAAG GTGAGGGATGAGCTTGAGCATCTATTGGACGATGAAATGGATATGGCTGAAATGTACTTGACAGAAAAACTTGCTCGAGAAGATATCAGTGAGACATCATCTAGAGTTGAGGTTGATGATCATGATCATGACCCGTCTCAGTTGGAGGAGGATAT GGATGAGGATTATAGAAGCGAGCCAGCTGGAACTGCAAGCAATGGTAGCTTTATTGGTTATAAGCCCAACATTGAAGAACTGGAGATGCTTTTAGAGGCCTATTTTGTGCAAATTGATGGTACACTAAATAAGCTTTCACAT CTGAGGGAGTATGTCGATGACACCGAGGATTACATCAACATAATGTTGGACGACAAGCAAAATCAGCTTCTACAGATGGGGGTCATGCTCTCGACCGCGACGGTTGTCATTACTGCCGGAGTGGCTGTCGTTGGTCTTTTCGGGATGAACATTGGTATATCACTTTACACCCCCGTAGGTGAGGAGCAGACGCGAGCAGCGCATGTGAAGTTTTGGGAAACCACTTTCGGCACCATTGCTGGGTGCACGATCCTGTACGTAATAGCCATGGGTTGGGGGAAGAGAAGTGGGCTATTGCAATGA